Part of the Vigna angularis cultivar LongXiaoDou No.4 chromosome 1, ASM1680809v1, whole genome shotgun sequence genome, CCCGAAATTGGAATCAAGTGTTAGAGGTCGAAGGACCATTCAAGGTTTTAGTCTGATCCGGCTAGTTGTCAGAGAAATTTGTTTCTAGGTGACCTTTCTTTTTTCAGGTTCAGAGAATAAACACAGTATGAAAAGGAGATTCAAATTTATGAGCTCAGATTGGATCAATTCATGTGAATCTAAAATCTTAACATTTTAATGAATGAACGACAAATGTTGTAGTTTAATCAATCAAAACAACTGAGTTATATAAGCATTCAAAACAAAAAGCACCAAGAAAACAAGGAAACAAAAGGTAATGGATGAAATGGTCTTCACATAATTTGTGCAGAGGGCATGGCAGCATGCCAAGCTATCACCACTTCATGAAGTAAAATACATTAGTAGCTGATTACACCAGATACTTGCTTAAGGGTGCATctgaataaacaaataaattgtgACACATCATGCAAGGGTTTATGCCATAAATTTGATGGTAAAACCAGTTATAATAAGATTTAAAAGAGCTAATATTAACAAGTcaaacaaagaaatttattgaaatatgCTAAAATAACTTATGAGCATTATAAACTATTTCTAGAAGCTCTAGTAAGCTCATAATAAGCTCAACCAAATGCCACCTGAATATCTACCGAAATACAGCCTCTCACCTTGCTTCCAAATTCCAATCTTCATCTCACTGTTGAACCTGATGAAATTCCCTTTCAGTTTCAAACTTTACCCTAACAGAGAGAGGAAAGAACAGAAACAGAATCTCGATCAAGGCTTCTTGCCTCAACATTTCCCTTTACAAAAGCCAAGTGGAGCTAACACTCAAGAAGATTTTACAAAAGGGTCACTACCATATGTTTTATTGCAATGTCAAGGTTTCTGGAGTCTCAACAACCGCAACGTGACGGCAATTGAGGCCCCATTGGCTACATTTATTCATAATTTCCTACAATACCAAGCTTTGAGACGTGACTGCAAGCGCAATTTGAAACATTCTCAAGCTAATCACAGtagttaatttcaaaattaaagcaGAGAGGACCAAACTAAGCTCTCTCACAAACTTCCACAGTATGTAACCcagaaaataatatatcttaacGTATGCAcataatcttatttttagttCAAATGAGCTTGTAATCAAAAGCATACCAAGTGAACTTAAGCGGAAAAAAAAAGTACCCTTTTGCGCATACGACCGAATTCACTGGACTTGAACTCGTTTCGAGCGGATTTCTGAAGGCGAAGCATGACAAGCTCTCCCTTAAGGTCAATAACCTCTTCGTTGATTTGTTCGGTGGTGAGTTGTCTAATTTCCTTCAATTCTTCCACCCTCTTAGCCATCATCACCACAGGCATCGAAGCGGTGCGTTTCGTGAGTGGAACGGAGCATGTGGTAGTGCGACGGAGCTGAATGCCAGTGAAGGAAGATTTGAACGGTAACGGCTTCGGGAGAAAGCTTAtggttgaagaagaagatgaagccaCAGAGAGACTCAACATTCTCCACTCTCTCCCTTCTTCTTACCAGCGAAGTGGATACAATACAAGAACGTTGCAGATAAGATCCAACTTCGTCTTCTTTTATGGGCTACCCATTTAAAGTAATCTCTGTacccagaaaaaaaaatatattggaatttttgttaattttaattttttattgattattttattataatacgTTGTTCGATTTAGTATTAGACAAATGAGAAGCACTTGTatggtttatatttttaaaaaatttaactgtGCTTTTAGTATCCGaaaattagattaatttttaattcctcaaattttaaatattataatgtatataccctattatattttaaatataatgttttacaatattaaaagatttttaaaaggAATGACATTATTCGAGTATTCatacattatatttaataaacatgataattaaaatattatatatttatttatttacaatttcaTAAACTTTTTATGAGGTGTAAATTCAGTATATTTGATCATTGTGGTAATAATTAAAAGGATAATAATACTATATTTTgagaacttaaataattaacaacttttgttattaatataataataataataataataataataataataataataataataataataataataataataataataataataataatgtaacatcccaaaaatatagtgcAAACTCATATAATAGGAATATCACATTCATAATACTGCAGATCAGTTTTTACAAAAGATAGAACGTACGGTtctggccgaacgaccttaccaAAAGCAAGGGTTAAAAACTATACAAATATACAATTCTAGGCCGgacggtttacaaaatacttataccgaacggtcctccaaaacaagaaaacagcagATGGCCGAACGGATTCTACTGTTCGACCTTAACATCTacctctaccaaattttctcCTTCCAGCGCATCTTCCAGCAacgcttctccttctgctcacatccccacggatgatcattgcaacagaaggacacacaccgaacgtacaaaacagacaagacaggaagtatggtaagcttatgtaattcaattcaagcatcAACATGGATTTCACACAATTTAGATAAACGAGATAATTCATTCACTTCTatatgcaaagcctaatactagactctgactgtctggactgtatgaattctgtgtagctacgacgttcgtgcacctgggtgatgtagtaactgggataccctcaacagctgccacccgaggttagtccgttccatCCAAATTAACCGTAAGGacgaggacctcctgccattctcacacgtgacttactcctctctacatgagaacgagtaatcatggaatatcaggatgaacaccagcttagcatgcccacattcatactatACCAATttcaatatacattcatgagctattcctccccggaatactcgttcatacCCCAagtcatttcattcatatcatattccatcatctttcattattaataatctCAACTGAACAACTTGAACAAAGATcccttaggataccaaataTCGAACGTTAATCTTCAACCACGAACGAGACTAAACAATTGAAGAGAGAGTGAGAGGTCTCCAATTCCAAACCAGATCAGAACCGAGAGAGTTACTATCGAGGTTTGAGGAAGAGActgattacaataatatttctcaaggacgAATAGAACTTAAACGTTATTTACTAGGTGAGCCaattgaatgaactgactcacgAGAGTTAGACCGAACGCCAAATAAGTCTAGGCCGAgcactaagactctaggccgaaaccaattgAGACAAACACTGTAGGACAACAAATAATAGTACTTAATGGAATCCTgtgaagaaaccgaacgtcaatatatacttagcttttgaatgagttaaacatcaaagaaaatcaaaatgccagtcgaagaccgagcacCGTAAAGAGCGAACCCTATTGAGTTTAGACGAACGTTCTTATTATCAAGATAAATTACAGAAAGGAGAATgagtgcctggtgtaagacTGAACACTACTAGACTTATAGAATAAAGGCTTGATAAGTATAGGTTACCATTTAACTAGTATTCAAAAATGAATGAgatatacaattacatatagatatacttaggTTTACCATCAAACACCAAGGAAtgaatatccttggttgaacgcttatatacagatattacagaacgaagacgctcgtcctcaactggaattctttccaaataaaAGAATCCATTTCCAACCGAATCCACAGGAAaatcgaacggtcaaagaccattcAATGACgaacataaattttcatatgaaatCACATACTTAGAATTCTTTACatcaattcatttctcaacatctattttcataaagtcatacattcatatcatagtaaattttcatacttcatacagtcaaaatatatcaatcatcatattcattcagcaaCTCAATGAACATGCATCAATTCAAGACGAACATAAACGAACATTCAATcaaattagataagcttcccttacctctaacgtGACCGAACGCTTCCAGATATGGTATATGGTTTCACCTCTATaagtccttctaccctcaacgctcaacaatttccaACACTAAACCAAGTGAAAAACCAAAACACTATCAGAGCCACTCATTTGAGAAGAGTGATCAACccatgaaaccagaacttggtttgcacgTCCATGAAAACGCACGActgagtgaagagaagaacttaccagctcagcttcacaaaccgatcggttcaatcGAGAGCCCTTGACACCGGAAGAATAGAAATGGTGCCTGtgtggtgatcggagaagagaaaatgagtgtttcttagagagaagatgaagaaatctagagagaaggaggagaaaatggttcagagatttggagaagaaggtaagcatgcagagaagtggcatAACATTTGGAATCTGGCATTAACTACTGTCGTCATAAAAAACGAACATCCACTCTCCTGCAGCCACACTACTTGTTAACTACTTGAGCTTAATTTGTTCAATGTTCATTAAAActatatgttttattaaatagatatattcaaacacaaaatttaacccATTCTTTGAAATGAACTTGTCTACATTTTAAAGTGGAGGTCAGTGacttatttatataaactttttgaaaaaagtGTAGAACTTTgttgaaaacattaaaaattgtatCATATGGACCGGTCGGTCCAAAAGCAGTCCCGAGACTTAGACAACTTCTCCCATCTCTTACTCCCGACAGTATGGGCGGACGACTGTTTGCATAGATATTCACCTCACATGCTGTGTAACTCGACCGTTCGTTCCTCCCCCTGGTGAGTGATGCTGGTTTACCATACGGGCGAGGGATCAAGACCGGCCAATTCGTAAATCAGGACGTTAAGACGAAGATTAAGGTAAATAAGGATTGAGCTATTGGGCTggaattgggccgtgattaacttttcattaATCCCAAGCGcatagcaaaaactataaatacaggtcaaaggtaagTGGTAGGGAGGTGGCATTTACTACGCATTCATTACTGTTTCATTAAATCGCCAACAGTTTCCGTACTGattttggcatcggagaatctttgacagtagagctgtcaaaacgggccacccggcccaccacgggttggtcacttagtgagccaacccaacccggttcatttattagcgagccagaaaaattcgaacctggctcgatccaccacgggttggtgggtaaacgggttggctcattggctcacttaattacaatttttttaaaataaaaaaaaattacaaactttctataattcaaatctaaacaaattatATTCCCAAATTTCATTCCCAACataagtgtttaattaattttgaaaataaagaacttaaataattttttcaaacaaaaacaaaataataatattttttataaaattaaaattaaattttaataaaataaaattaggtaggtgggttggtgggccaacccggcccaccacgggttcaacccgcatgagccgggtttaaatgagccgggttgaaatcttatccgcataaaaaaaatacaatttttttaaacccaacccagctcaaacccgtggtgggccgggttgacccgcgggttgtgacccattttgacagctctatttGATAGGTTCCCCCCGGACGACAGGAGTGGACAGCAGAGTTTGGAGCAAGAATCTTTGACAGGTTTCCCCGAACGACAGGAGTAGACAACAGAGTTTTGAGCGAGACCGGACGGCAAGAAGATAAGACGGCAAATTGTGGAGACATTTGGTAACTTAGCTCCAAATAAccgaaacaaaaataaatttgaaatttctgTTTTATAGTGAGGTATGGTTTATTTATTTAcggaatttatttttttcatggaTTTATGTAAACATGTTTAATTCTTACGTATAATTGCTATTAAAAGATGGTAAACATGTTATCATGTAAATAAACACTAaacaatttatatgaaaaaagatTCACTCTCGTTTCTCATCAAAACTTAGATCAGAAAAGATTTAACACAACACTAATGGAgttttatttgtaaaagaaGTTTCAAATTTCACATTCAattcagaaaataaataaaaaactgtCAAAGAAATATAAGATCAAGATCaagttaaagttaaaaaaaaaatatgaaagaaagttCAAGAACAGAAGAAGTTTAAATGGGTGTTATGTTAgtaatatgttattatataatattaatatcgtctgtggaaaaaaaaaagtcttaaatATGCTTTAACcattataataatgttttgtCTCGgtacttttactttatttagaGTTAATCTTGATTAcaattaataaacaattttcTTCCATAATTTATTTAGGTTacttttaagacaaaattatcACATAGACACTATAAATAAAGTGAGTGAAAAATAATCATAACATCTCAAATATTATGGAtaatagttttaaaagaaaattatatttaaatacataattatcACATAATTTAAAATCGATTTGGCCTGGATTCTTATCATTACCACTCTagttttattaagaaatattgAAATGTCATGTATAAGGAGATTATACATGTTGTCCAAGATTTCTACATAAATGGTATTGTACCAAAGGAAAGCAATGCATCCTTCCTTCATCACCTTAGTGTCTAAATCGAATAATCTCATGGGCTTAAACAACTATAGACCTATCTCTTTAATAGGATGTATGtacaagataatataaaaaatcctAGCTAATAGATTGAAGAAGGTTCTATATAAAGTAATAGACGGATCCCAATCTACATTTATATTAGGTAGAGAATTGCTACATAACATACTTGTAGTTAATGAGGTGGTGAAAGTGatcaaatagaaaaaataaaatgtggtaATAGTGAAGATAGATTATGAGAAAACATATGATTCGGTAAAATGAGAGTTTCTCTATTACATGATGGAGAGAGACTAGGTTTATGTAGGTAATGAATAAAGTGGATTAAGGAATATTTATTATCAGCCTTTATCTTAATCTTGGTAAATATTATCCCAATCAAAGAATTTAATACATACAAAGAAGTGAGACAAGATGGAATTGAGACAAGGTGATCCTATAACCCCTTTTCTACTCTTAATAGTGCCACGTCATCTTTTTAGAATGGTAAATCGGACACCTAGAACATAACTCTATACAAATAGAAGTAGGATACAATAAAATTGGTTAACTTACCTAGTGcagaaacaaatttaaatagcTGTGAAgtcattaaaaattttgttgagGAAATTTTTGTGATATCTTTAGATTTTGTGATATCTTTGtgtaaatgaaatattatgtttgattgattataaatctaatttaagatcctttccctttatttatatttgaattaaaaaataattgttaatttttttaatagaaaaaaaacttgtaattaagtgagtcggATTGAGTTAGTTCACTAAATGGTCAACCCGTGGCGGATCGAGCCAGGTCGGGCTgagtgacccattttgacaccTCTAAACTTATCACAATTTGTTAAGGACACTTTGTTTCTGTGTGAAATAAATAATCAGAATACTTTCACAATTAAAAGTATGCTTAGATGCTTTAATATGTCTTTAGCGCTTAGGGTTAACTTCCACAAAAGCAAGATTTAGGAGTACACGATAGCATAACACATGCACCTTTTGAATTGTAATAATATGGAAGTTATGTTCAAATACTTGGGGTGAGGGGTAATCCAACAAAACAAGTCTTTCAGCAGCCACTAATCAACAAAATCCAAAAGAAGTTGTTGATGTGGAAAGAGAGGAACTTATCATTTGCAGGATGAATATGTCTTATAAAATATGTGATCAAAGCCTACCCTTtaccatttttcctttttttaaagCCCCAAAAGATGTATGTAAGACTatcaaaaaattacaaagaaacTTTTTGTGAGGGGTGAGAAAATGAGTGTAGGAAAATAGCTTAGGTCAGATGGGAGGAATTATGTAAATAAAGAATGTAAGGAGGAATGGGTATAAAAGACATTGAGATGTTGAATAAAGCTATACTTACCGAATGAAAATGGAGGCTTGGTaaggaagagtgaaaagatatTTTGGAATCAAAATATGGGTTTTGGAGAGGCCTCATGGGGAAAAGTGGTCATTATATGTCTACGCGATGGAAAAACTTAAGGGAGTAAGCGGGGAAAAGGAAGAAGGGAGATGGTTTGaccaaaatatataatgtaaagTAGGATCAGACTTCGTCATAAAATTTTGGGAAGATACTTAGCTTGGACTAAATCCCTTAAAGCTTAGGGTCCTTAGGTTATATAGAAATTCTATACTTAAGGACAAAGTCATAATTGAGATTAGGAAATAGGAAAATAAGGAGTGTGAATTAGGAGTAAAATGGAGAAGGGAATGGTTTCCGTGGGAGTTGCCTCAAGTACATGAATTTAGATATGAAAAAAGGAGGGTGAAGATTCATGGTTTTGGAAAGATGAGGAAGGTAAATATATTGTCAAATTTGGATATGTAAAAATGGAAAACTTTTTCTAGTGGGAAAAACTTTGATCTATACAATATGTTATGGACCGTAAAGATGATTCTTTCTGCATAATTTTTAGCTTGAAAGGTAATCATGAATAACGTGCCTACAAAGATAAATATTAGGAAGATAGAAGTATGGAAATGGGGTATGAATTTCAATTATAAGGAACATATggattataaaaacaaaattgtgtCTAGGCAAGGAAAAGTATACGCAGAAGAAATATTTACTTTGACACAATTAAATGCTTAAGTTGGGATGAAGTATAAAATTggtaattataatttatcttatttagaCTGGATTCTTTTCTAATTCAGTGCATTCATTCAGTCACTTAGAAAATATAACCAGAACTATAAATAAAGAACTAAATAGGACTAGGAATTATTATTAGTAAGCACCAAATGAGAGTCTCGAGTTATGTTTTAACTCTTTCAAGACAATCTAACCATGTCAGGCTTTTAATTTAGAGTTTGTTTCATCTGTGCAGAAAATCATGGAAGAATTTTATCCCAAACAGCTCTTAACATATTTAGAGGCAACTTGGACAaaccaacaaaatcacacaaagCAAAAGAGTAACAACAAACAGACAGATAGGAGGGACTCAACAATAAAATTTAGATCTCTTGAAGTATATCATTGTCTGATATAACTCCAATCTCTTTGGtcttaaatctaataaaattgatttatgcAATGAATTTTGGTAAAATGAAGTCATTTTTAGAATGTTTTTTAAGAATAACTTTGAcataatttatagtataattaCTAAAGGAgcatataattacaaaattttgttatatttgaatGTATAATATCTATTAGTGTTTTCATGAACATAAATATGTCATTTTGTAATAGTATTTaatagtgttgtcaaaatggattaTAATCCGCGGATtaacccgactcaccacgggtttgagccgggtttggtttgaaaaaaatgtaatttttttatgcgggctagttttcaacccggctcacttagaacccggctcaccaaccacctaatttaatttaattatttattattttgtgtttcaatattattagttagctttttttattatattgtagatgatgataaagaagaagatgtttcaagagagaaaaatattatagatttatctattcaagactctaatattataaatggacaagtgatacaaaaattatcaatattaaaaatttatttgttcgccttttgtaCATGATTTTGAATTACGCTTGGAttctatgatatttttttttattttgaattgtttggagtttaatatcattttagagCTTGGattctatgatttttttttattttgaattgtttggagtttaatatcattttagagtgacatttatttagatttgaattaaaaaaaattgtaattttaagaaaaacttataattaaatgaactaGTGAGCCagcccgtttaacccaccaacccgtggtgggtcgagccggaTTACCCGTTTTGATAGCTCTAGTATTTAAACAACCAAATgctttgtaattattttttatataatttgtactATATGGTCACCCGGTCAGCCAAGGGTTGGACGATCAACCATGCCAGAAAATGATCGACTAGTCTAGAACAaccattaattaataattaatctgAGTAATAACAACTATTGATGGgaaattaataagaataatgaaAGTCATTTATTGGTAATTAATGGATCAGCTAGTGataaattgattataatatttataaataaatgtttgacAAAGTAGGTGAGGTAATTAATTccaattaatgatttttattacaAGATTATTTCGCAAACATGActtgaaaaaaaggaaaaaaaacaaacaagatAACTCAAATGATGATAAAAGATTATTAGGGAGCTCATCCGGCCTTTAAAATAGCTTTGAGTAAGACACTTCAATACCTTActtaaaacacaaatatatattattttttgttaataaaaaagcATAATTTAAAAGTCCATGTTcgctcatttttatttttatctttcttacaTCACATCATTTCAAGTCAGCATAGTTTCAAATAAATTCCACCAAGTTGAATGGtgtacaattttctttttatcatatttCTTTAATGCTTCCTTTTTATACGagctttgtttttatttttttaatgaataaaaaatataaatgatgtCATTATTAAGAGTCCAGCTAAAATCAAACTGATTTATTGTGTTTTAAGTTTTGTTGTCAttctcatatttattttctccttcttttcaaTGAAGTTTATTTGTGCAACCacaaacttaaaactttatttGCGCAAAAACAAAGAATCACTTTCAAAAGGATTGTAGACAATCAACATagatacaaatttttttatggcTTTTCTTCTTTTCGTTTTGTTTTCTTATGAATGAATTTCCTCCAAGAATGGTGCACATTTCTCGATTGTTCAAAATAATGTATGATAAATAAAATCGATTATTAAGCACAAACTTTTCTAAAGGGCATTTCACTCACGTGTTTGaagcaatttttttcattaaaaacaataGATATTCAAGAAGTGTTAGTGTATAAATtaaagttcataaaaaaaagtgtacATTAAACATGCcatttaagtatatttttacgAACCAAACAAATAGTTTATTCTTGTATTCATAAATTATCTTCTTAAATTGttgttacaaaatttatatgtaaCATGTCGGATATTTACagattaattaattatcataaaaacttTTACCTCAAATAAAAGAGTGATagtttgtgtgtttattttctttaacaataGTCATATTTATTGACTTTTCTTTGAATTGAGATGTTTGagataaatttcaattacacgaaaatttagttttcttttgtCAAGGATACAGAGACATATAATGTTTTAGAACAAATCcgttatttctttatttaattttcctcAACTCCTCCTTAAATTTTCATCAGCATTTCGTCCTTCTTcgttttctttctctctcacgggAAACCCTTGTTTCATTTCTTGCTATCATATCTATAGAGAAAACCTGAAACCAGAAAGAGGTTCTTTCTGCGATAAACCCTAGCGATCCAAACGGTCATTCAGCATTTCATGGTGCGAATCACCGAGTTGAATCGCATAGCAATCTGAGTTTCTGATCGGTTGACGCGGTCATGGGTGCTGCGGGCTCCAAGCTTGAAAAGGCTCTTGGCGACCAATTCCCCGAAGGAGAGCGTTACTTCGGCCTTGAGAATTTCGGCAACACTTGTTACTGCAACAGCGTCTTGCAGGTCTTCAATCCGATTTACGATTTTTCGTTCTATTTTTTTCGCGTTCCATCGATACTCCAATCTTTACTGCATCTTTGCTTTTTGTTCTGGTTTCTAGTGGTGGATTCTCTATTCTGTTAGAGTTGTTTTTATTGCAATTTCGAGTGTATTGTCAGGAGAATTTAGTGCTTTAATGCATATCAGTGTTTTGGACGCTCTGTTGATCTGTTCAGTGGACTCTTCAAGCACTGGATTTTTGTTATAAttcatagttttgttaaaattaaaagttggaTATACTGTTCAATCTTTTATACGTttcattcaattttatcatCAGCGTTTCTTTTGGCGTAAACgtcaatttaaaaattgttggCTGGTTGCACTCGATATGTCTGccatatataaaatatcagTAACGGCACTTGAAGTGTCTGGAGAACTTACTTGAAGATTGTCGGTTTGCTATTTTTCGCCATGGTTTTTAGGTTCTTTTGCTAACAAGTTTCTTGTTCTGCCTCCTTGTACAGGCACTATACTTTTGTGTTCCTTTTCGTGAACAATTACTGGAGTATTATGGAAATAACAAAAGCATACTGGATGGGGAGGAAAATCTTTTGACGTGCTTGGCGGATTTGTTTTCTCAGGTAATCAGTCtgtagtttgtaattttttggcATTTCATACTGGATGCCCCCCAAGCTTGTTTATATTTGGTTGGTCAAGCGATATTCACCATTTGAAAGTTGTACCGTCTTCACTAATTGTGGCTGTATTGCTTGGCATGGACTTTTATAGAAGGAGCTCTAGATTTCCTAGATTTGTTCGATTCTTCATTTATTTGATCATATGAATCaaagtacattttttttctttgaatgccTCATTGTGGATCTTGTCATCTTTAGTTTTGGATTTGTGACCTTGCTTTCTCTAGTAACATTGGCTACCAAATGACATTGACCATTCAATAGACAGCTCAGAGGAAACTTGGATGAATTCTTAGTCTccatttaatgtaaaatattattttcatgatCTTATGCACTTGCTGTTCTTTATagatttcattttcttaacCATATGTGGAAGGACTTTTGCTATGCTGATGAAATTTGTGCTTGTAACATAGAGAAATGCATATTTGTTCATTTTGTGGTTCAGTTCAGTTCTTCCTTGCAAAGCATACTGTGATTATATTGATCGGTTGAAGTTTATCAAACAGCACTTCCTGCctataatgtataaaatatatataggtAGCTGACATTTTTGTTGTTAGCTTTGTATTGTTTCATGTCACTCTTTTTCGGAGAAATACGGAATTGACATGGATTAtctaaatttaacattaaagTATCTTCGAAtatgaatgctattacttttaTC contains:
- the LOC108332341 gene encoding 50S ribosomal protein L29, chloroplastic, whose product is MLSLSVASSSSSTISFLPKPLPFKSSFTGIQLRRTTTCSVPLTKRTASMPVVMMAKRVEELKEIRQLTTEQINEEVIDLKGELVMLRLQKSARNEFKSSEFGRMRKRIARMLTVKREREIEEGIGKRLSRKLDKKWKKSIVVRPPPSLKKLREEEAAAEAAEAEKAA